The window TGTCTCTGTAGCTAAATCTTAGTTCTTCTTCTCTGGAGTTTGCTGTAATCCCGGAATCTTTTTAACCAATTCCTCGAGGTTAACCCCGCTCAACGCTTCAACTACCGGCGGCAATTGCGCAATTACATTCGCAATATCTTTCGTTACTTTCGCTGCACCAGCGCTATCTCCGCCGGTATTAACGATAACGATTTTTTCAGTTTTAGTTAACGGTTCCGCTATCGCTTTAGCTATTTCCGGCAGTTTCTCAATCAGAATTTGCGCGATTGCCGCTTCATTATACGCCTGCCATGCTTCCGCTTTCTTCTTATTCGCTTCCGCTTCACTAAACCCTTGCGCTTTAATAACATCCGCTTGCGCTAGTCCGCGCGCTTTATTCGCTTCCGCTTCCGCTAGTCCAGTCGCTTTAACCACATCCGCTTGTGCGAATCCCGTCGCTTTCGTATAATCCGCCTGACCGACCGCAGTCGTCTGCAACCGATACTTTTCCGCATTCGCTAACGTTTCGACTTTATACCGTTCCGCATCCGCCGGCTTCTCTACCATAGCGGTTAACTCTTTTTTCTTCCGTTCGATTTCTTTTTCCTGAACATTAATCGACATCTCTTTTTCAACTACTTGCACCTGCACTTCTTCCCGTTTAACCGCTTGACTGGTTTTAAACTTCTGCAAATCATACGCTAAATCCGCTTCCGCTTTCTTCTGATTTACCGCAGCGGTATATTCCGCTACTCGCATCTGATAATCCCGTTGCGCTTCAGCAATTTTCGTATCTGCAGCGAATTTTGCGGTCTGCCCGTCCCGGTTCGCTTCCGCTGAACGAATCGTTGCATCACGTTGCGCTTCCGCTTCCCCGATAATCGCATCCCGTTTAACCTGGGCAATCCGTGGTTTTCCAAGCGCTTCCAGGTACCCCGTTTTGTCCCGAATATCGCGAATGGTGAAACTCACTATCGTTAATCCCATATTCGCTAAATCACTCGAGGCAACTTCTTGCACTTTCTGCGCAAACGCATCCCGGTTACTATACGCTTCTTCAACGGTTAACGTACCGAGGATAGCGCGCAAATGGCCTTCAACCGTCTGGATAGCGATTCGGGTTATTTCCGGCTGGGTTTTACTCAAAAACTGTTCAGCAGCGGTCGCTATCGAAACATCATCGCCTTTAACCTTAATCTGAGCGACGCCATCAACAATAATCGGCACACCGTATTTAGTATATACTTCCGGAGTAGTTACATCGAGGGTTATCAATTCTAATGAGAGCAAATCCGACCGTTCGATAATCGGCCAGACGAACGCACCACCGCCTTTAACCACGCGAAATCCGACCGTTCGTTTCGTTCCATCCGGATCACGAATTGTCCGTTTTCGACCGGAGATAACCAACACAGTATTCGGTCCGACTTTAACATACCGCCGCGCATAGATTACCGCACCTAGAAAGATAACGATAACAATCGCTACTGCGCCAAGTATTACAAACGAACCACCAACTGCATCGAACATAAAATATTAAACCTCCCTTGTTCTCAAGAATGTCTTAATGCCTAAATTCCAATGTCACATTAACCAGTAACGAAAAAATGGAAAAAAAATAAATAACTAAAAAATTAATGTTCTAACAGGTTTTATGGTTTTCGTTTCTTCGTTCTTCAATGATTTATGACATTCGACAATATGGCATCTGGCATTATTAACAATTATTCTGCTATGGTTTTTTCTTCCGCCGCTGGTTCTACGTACACCGTATTTCCAACTACTTTTACGATTTTAACACTCACGTTGCGGTCAATCGGATTACCATCAGCGGATTTCGCCGGTGATGAATATCGGCTCCCGCGCTGGATATACGCTACTTCACCTAAACCAGTTGCGCTAATCGGAGTAATCACTTCGCCAATTGTTCCGATCAACTCACTAATCTGCGCTTCACTCGAACTTTGGGTTACACTGAACAATTTCGCAAATAGCATAAATACTATCGCAGCAATCGCTAACGCAACTACAACTGAAACCAAAACACTTACCAGCGCAGAAACTTTTAATGCAAATAATGCAATTAATCCCATTGCACCGAATGAGGTTATAAACGTTGCTATCACCACCGGAGATAACGGCGAAAACTGGAGTTCACCGCCGGAAACTTCTGTCCCGACATCATGTCCGCCGATATCCACTTCATGCCCACCGCCGAAATCAAAATGATGCCCGCCAAGGATAGTAGCAATAATCGCGTAAATCAATCCGACTAATAAACAGAAGAAATACAACGCCGCTAACATTTTTGTTTCACCACCTTATGAATACTTTAACGTTAAGTTTTACGATTTGAATTTTAGGTTTAGAATTTATTTTGATACGATTATCCTACTCCGAAAACATCAAATTTGCAAGTACAATCAATTGGTTTTGGACAGAAATATGAATCTATCCAATAAGTTTACACCGAGTAGACAAAATTCAAAAAGTAAAGTCTGAAATTCCAACTTTTGTAGACAGGAACATATTTGCTCGACTATTGATTCTATTTCGATTATCCAGTAGATAGCTATCATATCAAATTGATTTTGTGAACAAAAACAAACTCCAGATTCCGGAGTTTGCTGGATAAGTCAATGGTTAACTTTTTGTCTTTAAAAATTTCCTTCTTCATGCAAATGTACTGAGCTCTTTTCAATCAGGTTTAAAGTTGCCAAACCCGACTGTTTTAGGTAATGATATTACATATATGCAACTAATCAAATGGTTAGATAAACTCTGGTTCATTGGATTAATCGTTCTATTCTTTTTTGCGCCAATCATAATGATTCGCTGGCCGGAAGGTGGGTTCCATAACTTGGTACTCAAAGAAACCTTCTGCCAAGCGCTTATCCTATTTTTTTTATTCACCGTCCTTGCGAAGAAACTCATTGAAAAGAAACTAACCTTCACCCGGTCATCGTTAGATTTCCCTTTTATCGCATTGTTAATTCTCGCTGGAATTTCGATATTCTACTCTCCGACGGTTTATACCAGTTCGCAGGAGTTTAGTAAACTGGCGCTGTTTATCATCTTCTATTTTCTCGTCATCGACCAAATTCAAGACCGAAAAACAATGTATCTCTTATTTATCCCAATCATCGCTGCAGGAATTATCACCGCTTTTTTTGCTACTTGCCAGAACCAGCAGATTTATCTCTGGGGATTTCTTCCTCGAGCGGAAGACCGGAACCGGATGATGGCAACGATGGGACATAATAATGGAGTTGCCAGCTATCTGATGATGACTAGTTTCATCTTACTCGGCTGGCTCCTGCATGCAAACCGCAAGCCATCGAAAAACATCGGGATTATAGTTCTGCTACTCTGGTTCTTATTTGTTATCGTAGCGACGTTATCCCGTGGGGTTTGGATGGGAACATTCACTGGTCTGATTATATTCAGTTATTTCCTGATTCAGCGATATGGTGCGAACAACCTCTGGCAAAAATATCATAAAGCGATTATCGTCGCGTTAGTTATCCTGTTTGGATTTATCGGCTTGCTATCGGTTAAAAGCCCGCTGAACCCATGGAATGTTTCGGTAGTTAAACGATTTTCTGAAACCTGGTTAACCTGGCGTACCTACGTTAGCGATACTCGGATTCGGATGTGGGCGACGACTTGGGAGATGATTCGCGACCATCCGGTTCGTGGAGTCGGCCTCGGTGCATTTAAATATCTCATCCCCCTATATCATGGAAAATACTTCGAACGATACCCTGATTCCAAACTTGAACCGACCAGCGCATTAACCAACCAAGCGCACCAGGAGTATCTCCAGCTCTGGGCAGAACTCGGAATATTCGGGCTTCTCATTGGACTCAGTGCGCTATTTATCTATCTCCGCATCGGCTGGAAAACAATGAAACGAATGAATGAATTGGAAGTAAAACATCCGGAAAATCAGGTTTCGTATGCAACGTTATTCGCCGGACTCTATGCCGGAAGTATCGGAGTTCTCATTCAATCGCTGGTAGATTTCCCGCTCCATATTGCGCCGTTAGCATTATTATTCCTATTTATGGTCGCGTTGGTGATGAATGCGAAACGGATTATTGCAATCAAACCGAGTCCTGTAATAGATACCGAACCTTTACAACGGTTGAATACTCGGAACCTAGCTATTATCATCATTGCATTTATCATCTATGGGATTACACTCATTCCATTATCTATCGTTCTCCTAGCCAATAAATATCAACAGAAATGCGCATATTATCTAACCCGTGCAAGTGGATTAGAAAACGACCCTGACCAATCTGAACGAATCAGGCTACTCAAGCAAGCGATTGATGCCGGGATGAAATCAGTGCTATTGCAACCGAATTCCGGTCGAGCGCAATACTATCTCGGACTAGCGTATTTACGGTTCGGGAATTTGAATCTGGGGATTGAACATCTCAAACTGGCGCAGAAAGATTTAGAATATCGAGATTTACATTACGAACTTGGGCTCGCGTACGAACAGCTGGAACGCTACCCTGCGGCAATAACCGAATATAAGAAAACCGTGTTTATTTATCCGCCGTCAACCGATGCATTAGACCGACTAGCGCAAGTGTATGAAAAAATGGGGCGACCACTTGACCAGTTTGACGTGTGGAAGAAGATTCTCAAATATAACCCGAACTATATGGAAGAAACGATAGCAAAAAAAGCAGCACAATATCGGCAGATGCGACGATATGAGTTAGCGGAACAGGTTTATCTCTGGGGGATAGGAATTGATTCAACTAATACTACGTTATATCGCGGATTAACCGGATTGTATCATGCAACAAAACAATATGATAAACTCATTTCTACCGGATTACGGTTATTGGAGCTGAATCCAAATGAACCGGTAGTATATCATCGGCTGGCTATCGGTTATCTCGCGCTAGGGAATTTCGGCAAAGCGAAACAATATGCGGAACAAGCATTACAACTGAATCCGACTAATCCGCTAGCGAAACTCGTTCTCCGCGAAGTCAACCGAAAGAACCCTGCAAAATTATAACATCTGCCACCGAGACCGCAGAGAAATTTGGAGTATTATTCGTAGAACCTAAGACTACGTTTCAACTCTTTCTCGCCAAACTTGCTTGCAACGATTTATGAATCGATTCCGCATTCTTAGCGGAGTAAAGATGAACGAGCTCGAGCTCGTTCATCCCTGTTTCGGATAGTGTTTGTTTCGGATTTCGATATTTAATATTCGGATTTGCTTTTCACTGCAGGTACTGCATAACGATGATTTGCGTAGGTTTCGGCAGTTTATCTTTAGAAATTTCAAGTTTAGAGACGGTAGTCTGGTCAACCTTTTCTGTTCCGCCTTTAGATAAGAACTCGGCAACGGTAGCTAACGGGAATTTGACCGCATCGGTTTTATAATGCATCGGGATAACGATATTCGGTTTGAGTTGGTCGATAACTTTCCAAGCATCCTGCCAATCGATCGTATAGGTTCCGCCGACCGGAATCATGAGGATATTGATTTTCCCAAGCTGTTCAATCTGTGATTTGCTTAAGGTTGTGCCCAAATCACCAAGATGGCAGAAGGTAATGCTATCAATCGCGAATTTAAAAATCGTATTCTTACCCCGCTGAACCCCGAACATTTTATCGTGGAACGATTCGATACCGATAATTTCGACTTCTTTAACTTTTTGTTTTCCCGGAGAACGAAGAACGGTCGGATTGCCGCCAATTTGCTCAACATAATTATGGTCAGCATGTTCATGACTAACCGTGACCACATCGGCAGAAACGGTTATCGGTTTATATCCGATCGCGCCATCGAACCCGCCGGGTTTATACGGGTCAGTAACCACTCGGAATCCCTTTTCTCCGGTGATAACAAAACTCGATTGTCCATACCATAGCACCGTTACGGCGAAAACCGAGCTGCTTAATAGCAAACATACAATCCCAATACTCAAAATAACTATTTTTTGCATAGGATACCCCTCCTGTATTATAGGTATAGGTATCATAAACCTATGTCAATGAATTTGTCAAGATGGAATATATAAAACTTTAGAAAGCGTTGCTCTCAACGACTTCTGCGGTGAATGATTTTTTTAGGAGAGCCATTCAGCAAGATGGGATTGAACAAACTCGTCATCGTTTAACCAAGGATACTCGCTGGCGATACGGTCTAATTCTACCGCCTGACCGGGAGATAAACATAACCTAGGGTCAAGACAATGGGAATACTGCATCAGTCCTTGCCGGCGCAGAATTTCGTTTATCCCAGGTATACAACCGGCAAAACTATTCGCCGCATCGAAGATAACCGCATTCGCATCGGTTAATGCGATATGTTTCTGGAGTAATGTAGGTGGTATCGGCTGGTTGAAATCTATAATTGTATGGATTTCCGCTAACAACTCAACCGCAGTTTTAGTCCATACTGCCCATTGCCCGAGTAATCCGCCTTTAAACCGCAAAGTTTTTATTCCGGAATTGGTCGTGAAGCTATACGGAGTTAATAAATCGGGAATAATATTATCATCGTTGCCGGTATAGAGTGCAATATCATGTTCTCGACCAGCCATCGCTACCGCCCGAACGACATCAAGCGTTTGGTAGCGGTTAAACGGTGCAACTTTAATTGCGACTACATTATCAAGTTCAGCAAACTTCCGCCAGAAATCAAATGAGAGGATTCTGCCACCAACCGCCGGTTGCAGATAGAATCCCATAATCGGAATGATTTGGCTAACGGTTCTGCAATGGTAAATCAACTCTGAATCAGTCGCTTCTTTCAATGCACTTAAACTTAACAAGGCAATGTCGTATCCGAGGTTCGCGGCTAATGCTGCTTCTTGAACCGCTTGTGCGGTTTTTCCGCATACACCAGCGATTTTTAGAATTGCTCGCTGATGTTTGTTACTCAACGTATCAATCGTGTTCGAAGCGAGTTCTAATAGCGGTTCAAATAACCCGAATTCGGGTTGCCGAATCTCGAATTGGGTCGTATGTACTCCAACCGCTATTCCGCCCGCTCCTGCTGCAGCATAATAACGGTATAACGCTACCTGATGTTTCTCGTCCAACTTCCGATTCGCATCGAGCGCAAGCGGTGAAGCAGGGATAACCACACCGTGCTTTAGTAATTCTAATTTAGATTGTGATAACATTGGAGATATACTTCTGTCAAGTTAAATTGCAAAATTAGTATTGCAAATTTCAAAATGAAAAATGCTAAATGCTAAATTTGAAACGCGTTATTTCTTATCCAGAAACTGTCCATCGGTAACCTGAAAATGGGTCGGTTTCCCAAGCAGTTTACCACCATGCTGAATCCAATCCGCAATCATAGTTATCATTTCCGAAACGGACACTTTCGGTGCTCCGAATAGTCTATATGATTGACTGGGATTGCTTAAATATGCTTTTCCCGAATCGGTTCCAGTAAAGGTTACCGGAACATTAAATAATGTTCCAAACTGCTGCGCGATATATTTAACTGAGAGAATCTCTTTTCCTGTAACATTTAGAATCTTAGGCGGACTAGCGGTATGCGCTAAACATAACAACGCCCGGTTGATAGCGTCTTCTTGCCAGATAACATTCGTCCAGCTAACGGTTAAATCAACCGGTTTTCGTGCATAGACCTGTTCTGCAATGTCAACCAGAACACCATACCATTTTTCTACTGCATAATTTAATCGGAAAAGAAGAACTTTAGTTCCATATTTCTTCGAATAATATTCAAAAATCCGTTCACGAGCTAAACAGGAATGCGCATACTCGCCGATAGGAGCTGGCGGATCTGTTTCTTTGCTGCCGCCGGATTTCGGAGAGGTTAACGCATAAACGCAGCCGGTAGAAAACGCAACGATATTAGATTCTTTAAATGTTTGGGCGACATTATTCGGAACGATAACATTAATCAGCCAGGTTAACGGTTCAGAACCGAGTTCGCCGAATTTCCGACCAACCAGAAAAATGATGTTTTTCACCTGCGGGAGTTTCTGCACCTCTTTCAAATTCAATAGATCGCAGCGAATTAGTTTAATTCCTGCGGCGGTCAATATATGCTCTTGTTTTTCATCGAAATTGATATCTACCGCGATAATTTGTTTTTTAACTTTCGCCTGACGACACGCAATATCTGCCAGCATCGCTAATGACGGTCCGATTTTGCCGCCTGCACCGAGAAGCATAATATCGCCATCAAGCCGTTTCATCATCTGGAGCAATTCCGGATATGGTGTCGCTCGAGAAATAAAATTGTCTGAATCAACGGGAAGCTGTGGTTTAGTCATACGGTATTTTTAATTTACCCCTGTAATAGCTAGAATAACTGGACTCGCTTCGGTTCCAAATGACCGAATAGCAATTTTCGTAAGTTTCTTATCCGGATTCGGGTTCTCCCAGATAACGTCCCACATCCCGAGTGGCTGTCCCAGATTCGCGTTCCCTTGCCAAACCAGACGACATCCGAGTCCGGTTCGAACATCATTAAATGCGAAGATATTTCTGCCGTAAATTAGTTTCTGGGAGGTTTTTGTTCCATCGGTATAGAAAAAGGTTATTTCGCCAACGTCAGTATTATCATTCGTTCGAAATGCAGCGGTCATCAGAAAATGGAGTTCGGAAACGCGAAGGTGGTCTAATGCAACCTCGAGCTGTTCCGGATAGCTTCCTGTCGGATTGAATTTGCCAGAGAAAACCACAGCGGATTCGTTGCGCGAATTCGGATGTATCAGAAATTGGGTTTCTCCAAAAAGGTTCCGGTCTTTCGGAAACGCTGATAAGTCTAAATCTCTACCATATCCGAGCCAACCAGTTTTTCGGTTATCATCATCCAAACGACGGTTATATACTTCCTGTAAATCAATGAAAAACCCTGATTTCTTTTCCAATATTGGTTTTCGTTCTGACCATACATCGAGAAAAACCTGTTTTGCGCTAAACGGTAGTTTGCTCACTTCAAGATTATCTCCCGTCCAGGCATAATTCGCTGCCCAAAGATATGCCCAGTATTGGAACCAACTCGGCTCATTGCCGTCAATTTTAAAATTAAATCCTGCCCAGGTGGTTTGGAGATACCCTTTATTTTTATACATCCGGCAAGCTTTTGCCAAATTCCGGATATTATTCGCAAAATACCAGCCGCAACCAATCGCATCGAATCCTTCTTCTTTCCAAAGTTTTAAGGATTTGAAGGTTTCTGGAGTATCCGTTGCATCATAATGCCAATCGCAGATAACGACATCTTTCGGAAGCAGTGCCCGCCGTTTTTTCGCTTCTGCAACCGACGGCGCAAACGCTGCTGAACTCGCTTCATCTCGATGTAAGAACATATCGCCCCAAAGCATAACTTTTATACCCCGTTCAGTTAACCAAGTATGCAGTTTATTGATATCTTCCATAATCAAATCCGTTGCCGTTTTTCCGAACTTTTTACTTCGATAAGGAAACCGTGCGTCAGTCGTAACTTCGTCATGTCCGATATGGAAATAGCGCGGTTTGAAAAATTCGAGCGCTTCCTGAAATATACTGAATATAAAGGTATATGTTTCTGGATTGGTGACGCAATAGGCATAAGGTTTGTCTGGGTCTTCCGCCAAATCCAGATGCTGGCTGTTCGTAAATATCCATTCCGTATGACCCAGAGAAGGAATTAACGGAATAAGTTCGATATGATACTTTTTTGCCGTATCAACAACTTTCTGCGCATCAGACTTAGTCATACCATATTGAGCGCTGGCTATTTCCGGATGTGAATCCCATAACAGATATTCTACCTGCCAGATGAGTGTATTGATTTTATATCGTGCCATGAGTGTGCGAACCGCTTTCGCAATTTCATCGCCGGCATCTTTTCCAGATAGACAATGGATACCGCGAAATTCTAATGCTGGATAATCAATGATTTCAGCGCCTTTCAGATAGATACCCTGGTCGGTAACTTTTACTAATTGGAGGAGACTGGTTAACCCATAGAATATGCCGGTATCAGTATTCGCAGTAATAAAAACATTATCTGCATCTACGCTCAGACAATACGCTTCATTATTATCCGGTAACGTTAATCCTTTCTCTTCACACTTTCTATAAGGTATCGTATATCGCAGTTTCTCACCTAATACAATTGCGGGTTCATTTTCTTTACCGGACGGCACTTCATCGTAAACAACCATCGGTTGGATCTGATATAACTCTTTTAGATCTCGTAAAAAGAATTCGATGGCATTTTCAATCGTTCCCGTTGGCTTTTTCCCAAGATATATTTTAGTTCTATTTGACACCGGAAATAGCTGACCGGTATATTTTAGATGTTTCGGAATCGGAATAATATAGTTCTGTTCCCAATTCGGGGTTTGCGCATTATCAACTACTTTAACTGATGGATGGATAGAAGTCATACCGGATGAAGTAGATTCGAATTTCATCTGTTGCGGAAATTTCATTGAAATTGTATATGAAATCCTTTTTTTTGGCGGAATATCTCGTTCAAGAAATCCTAGCCAAAATAACGGTTTATTTTCATCTGCCCATTGGTTCTTCCGATAATCGAAAAACACAGGGTCACTCTGCGGGTCGGAAGTTATTTCTATAGGCCCAATACGAGAGGTCAGGATAATTCTACTAAATCCGCGAGCGACCATACTCTCAGCAATACCGCTGCTTCTCGCTTCGACTGGAATTATTCCTAGGAGAGAACGTTTTGCGGTTCCGGTTATTGCAGAATAGGATTTCCCGATGATTAAAAATGGATTGAATCCACCGACGTTCCATTCGATAATTGCCGGAGTGTCCTGCGCTAAAGTGAATTCGATTGTAGTCGTATAGGTATTATCCGGTAAGAGAATAAACGTTTCGGTTCCAGAAAAAGGACAATTATGTTCTGCAGATAAATAATGATACAGGGTTATCTTTTTGCCTTTCTTATACGGCTCAATTGTTGCTTCTTCCATTAATTTCGGCTGGTCATTCATACCATAAATTCGTGATAACCAGCCGGGAGTCATCACCCAGAGTGAACTGCCATTAAAAACTGGTACACCAAATACGGTTAGTTTCACCCCTTGACCGGGAATATATTGGAAATCCATATCCCCGACTTTCTCTTTGATATCATATCTAATTGCAGAGTTCGCCATACTACTCAATGATACTCCTATACAACCAATGAGCAATACTACTATAATACTTTTGCTTATAACTAAACGCATCTAATGATTCCTCCAAAGAATCAATTAAAAGAGAAAAGTACATAGTTGAAATATCATAACAAACTTCGTAATTGATAAGATAGTATAAATAAAAAAGCAAAGGCTACTGCTCGAATTTATCAGGATAATATTCAGCCTTTGCTTTCTATAAAATACACGACTAATTCTAATGCTATTCTAACATCGGCATCGGATATATCTGTTTATGTTCACCTTCTGACCCGAAACCATGTATCCCAGCTGAAACTTCAGGATAAGCCTCGAAATCAATGAGTTGGATAGGAACGAGAGCAAACGCTCCTTCCGCAACCCAACCTACGCAACTATCGAAATCTACTCTCCACCAATATTGTCCTTTCGCATAGATACCGTTCAGGGAATGGTTGGTTACAACCCCGAGTTTATTCCCAGCAAGCGTAGTGATAACATCGTAATTCGTTCCCGGACCAAGCCGAACTTGGGTACTAGTTACGGTCGTTACAGTCGCATAAGAATAGAACAAGCTCGATTTATTCATGGGAATAACATTAATCATCATTAACCCATTCGCATTTGCGCGTTCTGTCCCGCCGGAAGGATAGTTTTTCACCTGTCCGTTTACCCAGAGCGTTGACGACCCGCCGCCATCAAGATTAACCGCAAACTCTGCCCCGAGCGTATCCCGACAGAAATATCCAAGTTCAGGTAGCGACATCCCGATACTATTTGTAGTCCGGCCATCAGCAACAATAAAATAAATATACGTTGAATTATATGCGACACAAGTTCGTGGATGCCGCGTGGTTACAAACGAATTGGTCATAGACCAATCCGCAACCGGTACCTGACTACTGATAACGGTATAATATTGACCGCCAACAAACGCAAATGCGCGAGTCCAATCTTGTGCAGGAATTTTGCCGGTATATGCATTCACTTTAAGATGAATCTGAATTTTAACTTGTTGGCCGGGATTGCATTGGTTCAAGAACGTGGTTTTAGTTCCACTAGCGGATAAAACTACTGCATCAAATGGTATGAATGTTGACCCTTGATTTTTCCGTACCTGAAGGATAGTGCCGATTGAATAATAGACGTTCGTTGTTGGATAAATGAATGTCGGTTCAGTCATCTGGACTAACACTTCGGTTCCGGAATCATCCGTATAAGTTTTCTCCGCATATTGCGGGGTATAAAGGATAAGTTCATTTGTTCCGCGAGGACGGTTAACATGCGAAATCGTCGCTGAACCAACCGAAGTGATGATAACCAGATTCGTCGTATCTTCACCGGCAACATATCCTGCTAGTGCACAGGTTCGGTCGGATTTCCAAACGAACCCGTTCCCTTGCGGATATGTCTGACCGGAAAAAGATTTACAGAACCAGCCGGAATGAATCACGCCGTTGATAGCATCCCCCGTACTATTTATATCAAAAAAATCACCGTTGATAACCGCAATAACCTGCGCGCGATTGCCCCAGTATTTATTATCTGACGTAGTACTTCCCCAATAGCTTAATGAATCGTTATATCGGTTTGCCATTCCACTAACCGTTTCCCGGTTATTGAAACTCCGGAGTTTCCCTTGACCGAGACAGGTATCTATATAAAGATTGGTTGATGAACGAGACATCCGCGTAACGAAAATACGCACCGGTCCAGCAATAGTATAGGAAGAATAATCTATGCCTGGTCCAACATTCTGCCAAGCAGTAAATCCAGCAGAGGTTAAAAACCAACTTGAGATAA is drawn from bacterium and contains these coding sequences:
- a CDS encoding SPFH domain-containing protein, producing MFDAVGGSFVILGAVAIVIVIFLGAVIYARRYVKVGPNTVLVISGRKRTIRDPDGTKRTVGFRVVKGGGAFVWPIIERSDLLSLELITLDVTTPEVYTKYGVPIIVDGVAQIKVKGDDVSIATAAEQFLSKTQPEITRIAIQTVEGHLRAILGTLTVEEAYSNRDAFAQKVQEVASSDLANMGLTIVSFTIRDIRDKTGYLEALGKPRIAQVKRDAIIGEAEAQRDATIRSAEANRDGQTAKFAADTKIAEAQRDYQMRVAEYTAAVNQKKAEADLAYDLQKFKTSQAVKREEVQVQVVEKEMSINVQEKEIERKKKELTAMVEKPADAERYKVETLANAEKYRLQTTAVGQADYTKATGFAQADVVKATGLAEAEANKARGLAQADVIKAQGFSEAEANKKKAEAWQAYNEAAIAQILIEKLPEIAKAIAEPLTKTEKIVIVNTGGDSAGAAKVTKDIANVIAQLPPVVEALSGVNLEELVKKIPGLQQTPEKKN
- a CDS encoding NfeD family protein, giving the protein MLAALYFFCLLVGLIYAIIATILGGHHFDFGGGHEVDIGGHDVGTEVSGGELQFSPLSPVVIATFITSFGAMGLIALFALKVSALVSVLVSVVVALAIAAIVFMLFAKLFSVTQSSSEAQISELIGTIGEVITPISATGLGEVAYIQRGSRYSSPAKSADGNPIDRNVSVKIVKVVGNTVYVEPAAEEKTIAE
- a CDS encoding O-antigen ligase family protein, coding for MQLIKWLDKLWFIGLIVLFFFAPIIMIRWPEGGFHNLVLKETFCQALILFFLFTVLAKKLIEKKLTFTRSSLDFPFIALLILAGISIFYSPTVYTSSQEFSKLALFIIFYFLVIDQIQDRKTMYLLFIPIIAAGIITAFFATCQNQQIYLWGFLPRAEDRNRMMATMGHNNGVASYLMMTSFILLGWLLHANRKPSKNIGIIVLLLWFLFVIVATLSRGVWMGTFTGLIIFSYFLIQRYGANNLWQKYHKAIIVALVILFGFIGLLSVKSPLNPWNVSVVKRFSETWLTWRTYVSDTRIRMWATTWEMIRDHPVRGVGLGAFKYLIPLYHGKYFERYPDSKLEPTSALTNQAHQEYLQLWAELGIFGLLIGLSALFIYLRIGWKTMKRMNELEVKHPENQVSYATLFAGLYAGSIGVLIQSLVDFPLHIAPLALLFLFMVALVMNAKRIIAIKPSPVIDTEPLQRLNTRNLAIIIIAFIIYGITLIPLSIVLLANKYQQKCAYYLTRASGLENDPDQSERIRLLKQAIDAGMKSVLLQPNSGRAQYYLGLAYLRFGNLNLGIEHLKLAQKDLEYRDLHYELGLAYEQLERYPAAITEYKKTVFIYPPSTDALDRLAQVYEKMGRPLDQFDVWKKILKYNPNYMEETIAKKAAQYRQMRRYELAEQVYLWGIGIDSTNTTLYRGLTGLYHATKQYDKLISTGLRLLELNPNEPVVYHRLAIGYLALGNFGKAKQYAEQALQLNPTNPLAKLVLREVNRKNPAKL
- a CDS encoding MBL fold metallo-hydrolase — its product is MQKIVILSIGIVCLLLSSSVFAVTVLWYGQSSFVITGEKGFRVVTDPYKPGGFDGAIGYKPITVSADVVTVSHEHADHNYVEQIGGNPTVLRSPGKQKVKEVEIIGIESFHDKMFGVQRGKNTIFKFAIDSITFCHLGDLGTTLSKSQIEQLGKINILMIPVGGTYTIDWQDAWKVIDQLKPNIVIPMHYKTDAVKFPLATVAEFLSKGGTEKVDQTTVSKLEISKDKLPKPTQIIVMQYLQ
- a CDS encoding dihydrodipicolinate synthase family protein, whose amino-acid sequence is MLSQSKLELLKHGVVIPASPLALDANRKLDEKHQVALYRYYAAAGAGGIAVGVHTTQFEIRQPEFGLFEPLLELASNTIDTLSNKHQRAILKIAGVCGKTAQAVQEAALAANLGYDIALLSLSALKEATDSELIYHCRTVSQIIPIMGFYLQPAVGGRILSFDFWRKFAELDNVVAIKVAPFNRYQTLDVVRAVAMAGREHDIALYTGNDDNIIPDLLTPYSFTTNSGIKTLRFKGGLLGQWAVWTKTAVELLAEIHTIIDFNQPIPPTLLQKHIALTDANAVIFDAANSFAGCIPGINEILRRQGLMQYSHCLDPRLCLSPGQAVELDRIASEYPWLNDDEFVQSHLAEWLS
- a CDS encoding NAD-dependent epimerase/dehydratase family protein, whose protein sequence is MTKPQLPVDSDNFISRATPYPELLQMMKRLDGDIMLLGAGGKIGPSLAMLADIACRQAKVKKQIIAVDINFDEKQEHILTAAGIKLIRCDLLNLKEVQKLPQVKNIIFLVGRKFGELGSEPLTWLINVIVPNNVAQTFKESNIVAFSTGCVYALTSPKSGGSKETDPPAPIGEYAHSCLARERIFEYYSKKYGTKVLLFRLNYAVEKWYGVLVDIAEQVYARKPVDLTVSWTNVIWQEDAINRALLCLAHTASPPKILNVTGKEILSVKYIAQQFGTLFNVPVTFTGTDSGKAYLSNPSQSYRLFGAPKVSVSEMITMIADWIQHGGKLLGKPTHFQVTDGQFLDKK